A segment of the Salvelinus sp. IW2-2015 linkage group LG6.2, ASM291031v2, whole genome shotgun sequence genome:
caagtcctcaactggcagcttcattaaatagtacccgcaaaacaccagtctcaacgtcaacagtgaagaggtgactccgggatggtggccttctaggcagagttcctctgtccagtgtctgtgttcttttgcccatcttaatcttttctttttattggccagtctgagatatggctttttctttgcaactctgcctagaaggccagcatcccggagtcggaacacaggagtgatggttgctgataatgggcctctttacgcctatgtagatattccataaaaaatctgcagtttccagctacaatagtcatttacaacattaacaatgtctacgctgtatttctgatcaatttgatgttattttaatggacaaaaaaattgcttttctttcaaaaacaaggacatttctaagtgaccccgaacttgtgaacggtagtgtaggtaaaATGGATTTGCAGTAaaatccctggccactaggagcgctgcatctgggtgagcattttcttctttgcatATGGCCAAATATAGCTTgttgagtgaggtcttagtgccagcatcagtttgtggtggtaaatggacagctatgaaaaatatagatgacaaCTCTTTTGGtaagtagtgtggtctacagcgtaTCATGAGGTAATCTAACTCCAGCAAGCAGAACCTTCCTTAATATTAGAAATCACCTACCCACCAACTGCTGTTGACCAAGAGACAAACTCCCACTCCCGTCAGATTACCGGACGCAGCTGTTCTGTCCTACTGATGTATAGAAAACCAACTAGATTTATattttccatgtccttgttcagtggcgactcagtgaaacataggCTATTACAGTTCTAGAGATCACGTTGGtgttcgccaatagaacagaggctAATGGTGACTTATCCACTCGCCGTCGCAGTTTCGTTAGATATCCTGCACAGGGACCTCTGTAGCTCCGCCTCCTCCCAGTGACCTGGGCCTAGTTTGGGATGAGCATTATGTCCTTCGCCTCCGATTCTTTGAAATAGAACTCCTCATCCAAGTTGAGGTTAGTAATCGTTGTATtcatgtccagaagctctttttggtcatatgAATAGATGGccgaaacattatgtacaaagatTTTTAGGATCAGCGCAAagaaacacaaaatagcacagttggtctGGGGCCCGTAAAACGGCggccctccggcgccattattccAATAGTTTTAAGCGTTGACTATAAAGTTTATGTAGAGCTTTTGGCTGTTCTGGTGTGTGGTGGGAATTTGTTGCGTCGTTGACCCGGGTGTGCAGCAGTGTCGGCTCAAGGGAGAAGATTCTGtttaccacagatctaggatcagattactccAATCTTTACCCAGGAAAAAGAAACCGCATTAAGTTGATGTTGTAGCCCTGTCTTGTTCTGTGTAGAGGTAATAGGGCTCACATGCTGTCTCTGTGATGTCTCTGTCACACCATGACTCTCTCACACCCACTGACTGGGTGTCTGCCATTAGCAGGATCATACCTTCACACTGcaatgatcctctctctctcacacacacaccatctgtcttgcactctttctctctctcaatctccctcccCTTTTTTTCCACCTTCTCAGTGGTTTCAGTGTCACATCGGCAGAAAAGACAAGAATCTTCAAGCCTGTTTCCATACAGACTATGTGGTAGGTTTTATTCAATTCTGTTTCCTTACAGACTGTGGTCGGTTGAATATTGTCTgacatacagtaaacacacacatacgataCTCCCTTTCAGTACTGTAATAGAATGACCTAAAACCTCTACGCTTTCGTCCATAATGGCCTTGTCTGAATTTGCGTCTTTTGCCTCCTTCCACTGTGTAGACCCTGATGTGTGTGTCTCCGCTGTCCCCAGGTCAGTGCTGCAGGCGCTGCATGGCTGCTGCGAGCGGGCAGTGAAGGGGGCAGTGATCCCAGGCTGTGGGCTGGACTGGGCCCAATACTACTACGGTCATGTGGAGTCTGACCGTCTCTGTCTCAACGAGTGGGGAGCCATGACGGGCCTGGAGTCAGTCAGGAGGGACAGCGCcgggcagaggtgtgtgtgtgtgtgtgtgtgtgtcagctagaTGTGGAAGGGGATGCAGGTAGtcatactctgtctctctctgtcttgtctgtatgCAGCTCGACAGAGAGGGTGTCTGTGGAGCGGCAGATCAAAGAGGAGCTCAGAGACATCATGAGAACAGAAGACCTAGAGAATATCACCTCCAAACAGGTACCACGGAGAGAGACCGATGGAGATGGAATATAATATCCATAATACATTTCATGAAGTAAGCCCGATACTTGTCATGGTCACAGGCGAACGGAATAGTTGCCAATGAAATGCAACCGAAGTAGATCACTTGATAGAATTGATCATAATTCATCTGGTAGTGTACAGGGAGTCTACGGTCTACAGTCTGACCGAAATGACTTGTAGAGTCTGTGTCCGTATCTATGACACCTTACCTCTAACACAAGCCATTTTAAACCGGTCAAGTCAGAACCAGAGCTCAATGGTTTAGTTTAACCTCATGGGTGGATTGAATGCTCATTGGGAGCAAACATGGCGTCGTGCTGTTGTTCGGTTGGccatcctcctcctttctccaggTCCGCAGTGCCCTGGAGACCAGGATAGGCGTGGACATGAAGAACTACAAGGAATACATCGACAACGAGATGATGGTCACCATGGCGCAGATGGACAAGCCCTCCAAAATATTTGACTACTTGTTCCTGGTGAGTCCCATCTGACCCTTTTAATACGGTCACCTTTGACCTAtgccacacagcagtagcccctaaccacagatctgATCAGCTTACCCGATCCCAAATCCCTAACCTTGATCATGAGGAGCGGTAAAAAGTACTGTACCTCCATTCATTTCGATGGGTTGCTTTAGACTCGTCTCCTGACACTTGTTGGGGTCGTAGAGTGGTCATATTCTAGGCCAAACCTTTCGAAATGCttcagacgtttttgtgagaagaccgatttttcaggatttctcctggtctgatgaacagcgttgtagctctgccactttccaccacaGATGCAGAAGGGTGACagatctctagtttaaactgacagattttgttggggatttttttaaattatgttacttagattgacgcaccggtgcatCAATGGACTCTAGGGGATTTAAGTTGCGAAATCTCCTCAGGGATGATCAACACAGGAAGTGTGCTGTAGCCAAGAGTCGGTCACATGACTCGAGCCTAGTGTTTACAGCTGGTAAATAGAAAgctctgaccctctcctctccaggctgGTGAATtaggctctgtgtgtctctgtcttttaGGGCTCTGAGTGGAATGCTGCCAACTTTGAGGAGCTACAGAAAAACAAGTAAACCTTCAAtttactgcgtgtgtgtgtgtacgcttgcTATTGACTTGTATAAGGTGCGTAAGCAAACCAATGTGTTGTTGCTGGGTAACTGTCTGCCAATGACATTGCAGTGTGGGCTACATCCTGAACGTGACGCGGGAGATTGACAACTTCTTCCCAGAATCCTTCAGCTACATGAATATCAGAGTGTACGACGTGGAGGCTACAGACCTGCTGTCACACTGGAAAGACACATACTCCTTCATCAACACAGCCAGGTAGTCACACCCTCCTCTCACTCCTAGACCTTCTCCCTGCATTGCACTGTAATGATATGGATTTTAAGTCGATCAGTCTATTCTAGAACATTGTGGgaattattatttaacctttatttaactaggcaagtcagtgaagaacagtgggttaactgcctgttcaggggcagaacgacagatttgtaccttgtcagctcggggatttgaacttgcaacctgtcggttactagtccaacgctctaaccactaggctacggcACTGTTCATTTTAGTCACACAATGATAACACATCCTCCTCACCCCCCCATAGGCAGAGTGGCCAGGCGGTGCTAGTGCACTGTAAGATGGGTGTGTCTCGCTCTGGTTCCACGGTGGTGGCCTACGCCATGAAGCAGCAGCGCTGGCCCCTGGAGGTGGCTCTGTCCTACGTCACGGAACGCAGGCCCATCGTCCAGCCCAACGACGGCTTCATGAAGCAGCTCCACACCTACAGCGGCATCCTCAACGCCAGGTTAATtaacgtgggtgtgtgtgtgtgttttaacctAACATCGCCTGTATGTTTACTGTACCCTCCATTCCAGTCAGCAGCGCCACAGCGCTCTCTGGAGGTGGAAGTCACGGGCAGAGAAGGAGCAGCGAAAGATTGAGAGAGCGCAGTCTGCTGCTTCACACagcaatgaggaggaggagagcgaagagagcgaggaggaagaggaagaagaggaagagttgGAGAGTTCAGATGAAGTTGAAATAGAGATGAAGGTTATGAAATATTTATGGTTAGGATGATATTGTCAAGATCCAGATGAATTTTATTTTGTgcaattttattatattttaattatttgAAGCAATCAGaaatctctgtccctctcttgacCAGGTATTTGAAGAGCCTGCCCACATGTCTGAGACTGACCCAGAAGCTCCACCCACAGAACCGGCTGCTCCATCCACGGAACCGTCTGTACCCAATCCCTTCATCACTGTACAGGTGGGCGACCTCTCTCACAAGTGTAGTGACATGACAGTACCTTCTTTAACATTTGTATTACACTGAATCAATGTCAAAACCAACCTGTTTATCCATCTCTAAtaccctccctcccatcctctctagGTGGCTTCTCACAGCCCCAGTCGCAGTGGCAGGATgaacctcttctctctcatgcAGTCCATCAACGAACTGGAAGACGAGGACCTAAGGAATGAACAGGTAAGAGAGGTAAAAGACGGGGAAGGGTAGAGAAGAAAGGGCAACAGTTTTTCTTAACCTTTATCATTCGCTGGCGTAGATTGCCAACAGTCACCGGAGGTCTCCGGGGCAACGGAGGCGGAGTTATAGACGGAAAGGCCTCATGCATCAGAGGGCCCATGTGGACTTTTCACCTGAGCCAAGCCGCCTATCAGGACTCAGAAAACTGGAAGAGGCGGAGCCAAGCAAACCTGAGACCGGGGAAGGAGATGCCAAGACAACAGAGGTGCGATAAAGAGGAACAGAAGACGAGGCGgcgggagaggggatggagaatgAGAAGCCTAGAGGAGACACTAATAGGAAGAGATTAAATGTTCTGCCAACTTTCAAGCTATAAACATGAAAGAATTACCCTAATATAGTTATAGACATCAGACCTTAGACTCCAACTATCATCATTATATTATAGATTATTTARCAGTCATGCATTTTGCACAATATTTCTTGTTTGGTTCTTTGAATGTAGTGGTCACCAACCGATCGATCACGATTGACTGGTTGATCTCCAAGCCAttctagtcgatcaccaaacactGTAGAAAAACAACGATAAGGCCTTGGAttcctttttttcccccttttttttttctccctctagcACTTTTGacagtaggtgcacttgattcagcagcccgaGCGCCGGGAAGGTAAAGTGTTcacatttttaaccatttcatgtgtctgaaggtagaactccacTTActcggcaggcccagagagcaaatcaagtgcagctataggcctaccgctggccaatcgtatagctcagatcaccgtgtctgcaGTTTCCTCgcgccatagactgtaaaaagaagcctcgaacccacagcaaagttgataatgTGAGATTTAAAAACTTTTCAAACCATGACTAGAGggactcaacgaatacagcaaagagctgctgtttgaatgagtatgggctcattgtaatggaataaatggaatggtatcaaacacatggaaaacaaatgtttgactctgtgccattccagccattacaatgagctcatACTCCTATaactcttcccaccagcctccactgctgtcaacactttgttcaaccgTTTTATAAGACATAAGAATGCGTGTTTCGATAAGCTTGCGTTATTTTCTACTTGTCTTTTTTAATatagaggaatatttcactttctctggtcaacATGAATTGGTGCTTGAGGctgaaataatgcagtgcgacttaaATTTCCCATCAGATGGATTAAGACTGTGTCCCTTTTTCTCAGCGGAGAGAGGGTCCGctgctcccttcctcccctcagactaaccatcagaaacaggccatcagtccagtaaaacaaaaaatatatatatatataatgctcACTTAGCTGTGCCTCATAAGTAAAACAACAAATTATATATTatcagtgtgatcatatacctacaatgttgaaatataatttaaaaaatggtctgagaagaacaacattggctgGGCAATTCAAGGGTAggcaatatgcagtgataatgttttgggcctatagcctactgcacaaacgtcattgctacagaactgtgtTTAATTGGTCGTTGCATAGGCAAATGTTTTTGttatctgagcggtagatctcggcttgcattttgactcaaaggtTGGTGACCTGTGTTAATGTATCACTGTTCACCAAACCATTTACACGCAATTGGTAGTGATGGCTCATTGTTTTAATGACACCAATATGTGTATGACAAAAACGTTGTGTTTCTGGTTAGACTTACCTACGGTCCATAGAAGTTGGAATGTATGTACATTTTTCTTCTGTATTTCAGTACGTATCATACCACATGCATATGTGGAGTTTgcccgccctctctctcctcagggcaTATCTATGGTTTAATGATATCTATGCAATGATTCCTTAAAttcacagagaagacagacattaGAGGCTGTGTGCTGCCAATTGGGATTATTGTATGCATTAAGTGCCATTCTCTATTCCTTTATTAGATTTTTAATTACACACATACCATATCTTTTTAAAGTTTATGAAGATTGCATGGTAATATATGATCAATTTTCTCAGATGTTTCAAAATAGCGGGTCATTCAAAAGTATTAACAACTGGGAGATATAATATTGAGTGACTGTTTTAAACTGTTATTCTGGACTAATCCAAAGGCACCAAACTGTGTGCCAATGTGTTCCTCTGTGCCAATCAACGTTGTCCTTGAGTTAATCTCAAGACTAAATATTTACTGAGGAKCTTTAGAAAACttctaccatttaaaaaaaaatcttgggtGTTCAATTTATTTGATATGTTTATTTCTTTGTCACACTGTCATTCCACAAATAGCCTTGCTGTATGAGTGCCTTGGACGTGGGACAAATTACCAAGTTCTTTCCTGAAAGACCCTAATTGAAAGTATTTataatatctacagtatattgctATTTCTCTGAGGTGGTGGCATTATTTCATattgattaaatgtatttagTCTTGTTCCTTGCTTGACTGGGATGATGTCATTGTGCAGTATGTAGCTACTTGCATTGAATGTGTTCCTGTGTGTATGCTCTGGCGTTGCTGATTATGACCAGGTGCATGCTTGGGGGGGGTGttaagtttttgttttgttttttggaatGAGTGTTTGTCTATTTGGGACTTTTTGAGATGATCAAGGTAGATTCAGCATTATGGTGTTTCTGAACTTTCCGCAGTTGACTGGATGGACCTTCTGTTCTTTATGCTGGCTTCTGTATCGATCCaatcattaaacaaaatatatgtatTCCGCTGGCCTTGATTTGTATATTCACCAATGATGTTTACACATTTTTAGGTTGAGCACACTCTTTCTTTCTATACTCACAATTAAACCATTATAAAACTGGTTTCCACCACATCATGCCATTGACGCTGCCTGAGCCAATCTCTGCTGTTCTAAGATTAAATAGATAAATGACTTGTATCTCatctatggctgcgtttacattTGTTTACAGCTATACTGTTTGAGTGAATTAATAAATGATTATACTGAAACCATGTCACGTTAATTTGTCTGCCTTTATTGAATTACACAATGCGTAACAAAAATTGTGAAAATGGGCCATTTGTGTCAAGACAAACAGggagaatattttgttttatagGCTATTAGGAACCTTTGCAGTTAGTTCCCGATGAATTTCTGCCGCGGTTCACTGAGGGTGACTCCTCCCTCTTTCATTGCTGTCCGGAAGGACTGAACCTGAAAAAGAGAAACACACACGAACACTTTGTtttactaagcaagtcagttaacacgTTCTTAtgacggacgacgctgggccaattgagcgccAACCTATGGGATGCCCAATCAcgtccagttgtgatacagcctggatttgaacaagggtgtctgtagtgacgcctctagcactgagatgcagtgccttgggccactcgggagcccttaggGGTATACTACAAATCAAGMTAGATGTACTTAGGCTTTTCTGAAATTAGCTAGGTTCAGTTAGTgccacattccagctcaggcttcatccatgTTACGAATGTAGATATTGATCGTGCACCCACCGGCTTACTCAAGCCGGACTTGTAACTGTGCGTTCATGTCGCACATGGCTACTCGAACGCCAAACGCTTCATTgtgacaatgctgaaacatcaatccatgggccagttagtgccacattttcatttgtgccaAAATCAAAATGAAAAAGGTTAACCTGCAAATTCAGCATGCTATGGTATGAAATGGGCTATTGAAAGTGtctggtgtgcttatcaatgcacaagtCCCCTTTTCCCCACTATTGATTAAACAATTTTATTAAGTCATACGAAAGTTTAACTGTGCGTGAAGTTTCAAATGCATCTTCTCattactcccgagtggcgcagctgtctacgGCACCATCTTAgtcagaggcgtcactacagaccctggttcaattccaggctgtatcacaaccgtccatgattgggtgtcccatagggcggtgcacaattggcccagtgtcgcccgggttacgcttcgatcacaccgacGTTGCAtattggtacaccagaattacattcgaAGCGGTAGATCCACAGAACTGAGACATTTCACTGgaagtataaatgtgaagcatccgcttggcgtttccactcactaccaaatatggtagaaTTGCGATATTGCACTTGAGTAGACGTGATAGCAGCACAAACCACGATACAAACATTATTTGGCACAGACAACGGGAAAGAAGGTAGAaccaacaatacatcacgcaaagcagccacaactgtcagtaagagtgtccatgacagactttgaatgaagagattgagataaaactgtccagtttgagtgtttgttgcagctctcATGTCGCaggacctgtacacaattcctggaagctgaaaatgtcccagttcttccatggcctgcatactcaccagacatttcccccattgagcatgtttgggatgctctagatcgaCGTGTATGACGGCGTGTTCCAGttaccgccaatatccagaaacttcacacAGCTATTGTTGAGTGGGACAATtatccacaggccacaatcaactctatgcgaaggagatgtgtcacagtgcatgaggcaaatggtggtcacaccagatgctgactggttttctgatccactccccaaccttttttaaggtatctgtaaccaaccaTCTTtattattcccagtcatgtgaaatccatagattagggcctaatgcatttatttcaattgattgatttccttatatgaactgtaacaatctttgaaattgttgcgtttatatttttgttaagtattcTTTGATTGGTCCTGAACTCACGGCTCAAACGCTTCATTCAGGATAAGTGGAGTKATCCTGCCCCAGAGCAGGAAGGCTATGAAGAATTCATTGCCGTAGAAAttgacctggctaaaaggtgGACCTcggctaactcctcaaaccagaTTCATAGTATAGGGCTCTGGATCTTCCTAACCTTGGCTGTTTCCAACTACTCAACAAACACTGAACAATATGAAGCccgttttacacacacacacacacacacacacacaccacacacacacacaccacacacacacacacacacacacacacacacacacacacacacacacacacacacacacacacacacacacacacacacacacaacacacaccacacacacacagccttctacCTGTACTGTCAAGGGATGTCACAACCCCCCACCCGTACTTACAGCATCAGAGCGATACTGCCAGGGGATGTGTCTGTACACCATCCTAGTGATGCCAGCTTGATGACACCTCTGTGCTAGCACCTCACCCACAGCCTGGCTGGCTGCCACACAACGGGTAGAACCCAGCTCACGCTTCAGGGCCCACTCTTTGGTGGAACACGACAGCACAGGGACTGCATCACCGTTGGCAAACACCTCAGCTGTTACATAGTGCTGGGAGCGAGAGAAAACCaacctgaaggaggagagaagagtggggGATCGGTGGAGAAGCAAGGGGTAAGGGCATGAAGAGAGATGGCAGAGAAGAGTAGGGTAAAGACAAAAGGGGTTATAAAAGGAGTGTCAATCTGTATGTCTGCCTATCTAGTGTCAATCTCTTCATCCAAAGTATGAACACACAGAtccttacttagatgtgtgtattgtKgtgaaattgttagatactactgcactgttggagctagaaacacaagcatttcgctacaccSacaataacatctactaaacatgtgtatgtgaccaataaatttagattagagacacacacacacacctgtggtaGAACGTTTGGGAGGGCCAGGTTGTTCTCCAGCCCCTGTCCTTCACCGCTAGAGCCATCTGCTCCAGGTTCCGCGGGTTTCTGTTCACAAATGTCGGGTTCACGACTTCATTATCATCTACAGTGGGCTGAAGCTTGGGCGCCGCCAGGCTCATACagcggactggagagagagaagggggatcaAAAGAAGATCACGGTGGTGTATAAAGCAGCATTAGGAACATGCTAACCCAATAGACATTTTCATAAACATGATGATTTACACATAACACATTTCGCATCAACGAGGAGCAGTGTTTTCTTACCTGATTTCTGATATTGATTGATTGCAGACCCACTCTGCCCGCACCTTCGAATTTGACCTAGTAATAACCGCACRGTCCGACTTAAATCACCCAAAACTGCCATCCTCTCGTTCCTTATGTGGTCATATATGAGTAATAACGTGCCGTCTATACTTGATTATCCACTTTAGCGACTCATACCGCAGAGAAAACAGTATAATTGTGTATATTATTTAAGCAGCATTAGCCTTGACATGTGTGCCGCCATCTTTGACACTTTGTACGGACCACTTCCTTCTTCGTCACCTTTGACAACATCCGGTTCTTCCTCGCAAAAGAGAGACACTGTTGCGCTCTACAAATAACACTATCCATCATttaaacattgatggtgttattacagatgaccaaaGGTGTATCGCTAACtactgtagcaatttttacagGACATTGTATAGCTCTACCTGCTCTCAGGAATCCACATATATGTTTGTTGACTtactgaataatgttcactctatcagtgatataTAATCTATACAGTGTGGTGAACACATCATAGTTGATGATATTCTCGRCTCTATCAAACAT
Coding sequences within it:
- the ssh3 gene encoding protein phosphatase Slingshot homolog 3, coding for MALLTLHRSPSISTAPDESIPRRGRLQKRESFALVKGAVLLLEEGEGEGPHEEMSPNHSPSPLKLGGGASDTQHRQLHAMVSLLRPEDTIKLAVRLESVSPVRVRYLIIVSTFSNKQESILLGMDFPDTDRCQCTIGLVVPVWSDTQVYLDGDGGFSVTSAEKTRIFKPVSIQTMWSVLQALHGCCERAVKGAVIPGCGLDWAQYYYGHVESDRLCLNEWGAMTGLESVRRDSAGQSSTERVSVERQIKEELRDIMRTEDLENITSKQVRSALETRIGVDMKNYKEYIDNEMMVTMAQMDKPSKIFDYLFLGSEWNAANFEELQKNNVGYILNVTREIDNFFPESFSYMNIRVYDVEATDLLSHWKDTYSFINTARQSGQAVLVHCKMGVSRSGSTVVAYAMKQQRWPLEVALSYVTERRPIVQPNDGFMKQLHTYSGILNASQQRHSALWRWKSRAEKEQRKIERAQSAASHSNEEEESEESEEEEEEEEELESSDEVEIEMKVFEEPAHMSETDPEAPPTEPAAPSTEPSVPNPFITVQVASHSPSRSGRMNLFSLMQSINELEDEDLRNEQIANSHRRSPGQRRRSYRRKGLMHQRAHVDFSPEPSRLSGLRKLEEAEPSKPETGEGDAKTTEVR
- the mrpl18 gene encoding large ribosomal subunit protein uL18m; its protein translation is MAVLGDLSRTVRLLLGQIRRCGQSGSAINQYQKSVRCMSLAAPKLQPTVDDNEVVNPTFVNRNPRNLEQMALAVKDRGWRTTWPSQTFYHRLVFSRSQHYVTAEVFANGDAVPVLSCSTKEWALKRELGSTRCVAASQAVGEVLAQRCHQAGITRMVYRHIPWQYRSDAVQSFRTAMKEGGVTLSEPRQKFIGN